A single genomic interval of Hevea brasiliensis isolate MT/VB/25A 57/8 chromosome 4, ASM3005281v1, whole genome shotgun sequence harbors:
- the LOC110646539 gene encoding leucine-rich repeat extensin-like protein 4, whose protein sequence is MEKSWLLAFLLLFQAMPRGAAIGVGVGVGIGNAGGGVWIGGGINDPPPSGSSYSNLNSAYTALQSWKSAITDDPLKILDTWVGTDVCSYKGVFCAVPRGDGLAAPPGPVVAGIDLNHASLQGNLVKELSVLTDMSLLHLNSNRFSGTIPDTFKDLTSLQELDLSNNHFSGPFPAVTLYIPNLIYLDLRFNSFSGSIPEDLFDKRLDAIFLNNNQFSGQIPQNLGNSPASVINLANNKFTGSIPASFGLMSSKLKEILFLNNQLTGCIPEGVGLFTDMEVLDVSHNSLMGHLPDTISCLSEIEVLNLAHNKLSGELPDLVCSLRSLMNLTVAYNFFSGFSQECTKLFSRNVGFDFSLNCIPGRIMQRPQPECSAIPGGLSCLRIPAAQPLVCGSLGVTIDANLGPSSP, encoded by the coding sequence ATGGAGAAGAGCTGGCTTCTAGCTTTTCTCCTCCTCTTCCAGGCAATGCCAAGAGGAGCAGCGATTGGTGTGGGTGTTGGTGTTGGCATAGGCAATGCAGGTGGTGGCGTGTGGATTGGTGGTGGAATCAACGACCCACCACCATCCGGGTCTTCATATTCAAACCTCAACAGTGCTTATACTGCTCTACAATCATGGAAATCAGCAATCACGGATGACCCATTAAAGATTTTGGACACTTGGGTTGGCACTGATGTGTGCTCTTACAAAGGAGTTTTTTGTGCAGTTCCTCGAGGTGATGGATTGGCTGCCCCCCCTGGTCCAGTTGTTGCAGGCATAGATCTCAACCATGCAAGTCTCCAAGGGAATCTTGTTAAAGAACTCTCTGTCCTTACAGATATGTCTCTTCTTCATCTCAACAGCAACAGGTTTTCAGGCACAATTCCAGATACTTTCAAAGACCTGACTTCTCTCCAGGAGTTAGACCTGAGTAACAACCACTTTTCAGGTCCTTTCCCTGCAGTTACTTTGTACATTCCTAATCTCATTTACTTAGACCTTAGGTTCAACAGCTTTTCAGGATCCATTCCTGAAGATCTTTTCGACAAGAGACTAGATGCAATTTTCCTCAACAATAATCAATTTTCTGGTCAAATTCCTCAAAATTTGGGTAACTCTCCTGCTTCTGTGATAAACTTGGCTAATAACAAGTTCACTGGAAGCATTCCAGCTAGCTTTGGTCTAATGAGTTCTAAATTGAAGGAGATTTTGTTCCTCAATAATCAGTTAACAGGCTGCATTCCCGAGGGAGTTGGGCTCTTCACAGATATGGAAGTCTTGGATGTAAGCCACAATTCACTGATGGGCCATTTGCCAGACACAATATCTTGTCTCAGTGAGATTGAAGTTCTCAATTTGGCACACAACAAGCTCTCTGGGGAACTGCCTGACCTGGTTTGTTCTCTGAGAAGCCTCATGAATTTAACTGTTGCTTATAACTTCTTTTCTGGGTTTAGCCAAGAATGTACCAAGTTGTTCAGTAGAAATGTGGGTTTTGATTTCTCTTTGAACTGTATTCCTGGAAGAATTATGCAAAGACCTCAACCAGAGTGCTCGGCTATTCCAGGAGGACTGAGTTGTCTCAGAATACCTGCTGCACAACCTCTTGTTTGTGGGTCACTTGGAGTCACAATAGATGCTAATCTAGGCCCATCATCACCATGA